A genomic segment from Candidatus Korarchaeum cryptofilum OPF8 encodes:
- a CDS encoding APC family permease yields the protein MSGEAPTLFVRRASGLVRTVGPFTAFMIVFTHTVGGGIHRLAVIAAYQHPAAFVPYSFLITGLALAIPTALVYTMLGAMMPRTGGDYIFISRGLNPTMGFLASWGFWFTEVLSYGIIAWYSIDFFVGAVTAAGIALNDEGLLATAQWMATTEGHWILGITFVLIFGAIAYLGMRIYGWIINILGTIAIIGCITNLLILGTWGLGPMGAVNGWGSLYGAGAYEKIVAKAFEIGMAKGNLPIAAFDWGATIAAGVGAIWAYIGIVSAVFVGGELKSPGRSLFFAQVAGTILIMLYYITLPFLVYTSYTVPQEVLAKVPGALDYLAKNNIPADRVYFTALYYYLMNELGADGVAKLLGVPSSHLLPPRVVTSFTIPLVPKGMEWLQILNGTLVGIVLLKDIPAFFVVASRMIFAWAFDRFFPEMFAAVDSRFHTPYWAVTLTLLGGLVGVALTAGGDWAAAADTSNLYQFAVMLACLAAAVLPYLRRDLYEKSPYKWEIAGVPILTILGLWGWAANFFFFYVTTHEIFYYWGGYSTDIALQQSAWMGIGALIFTAFLVYNTKRGIDVRTIYTEIPPA from the coding sequence ATGTCTGGAGAAGCTCCGACCTTGTTCGTCAGAAGGGCTTCAGGATTGGTAAGGACAGTGGGACCATTCACCGCTTTCATGATAGTCTTCACTCACACTGTAGGAGGAGGTATCCACAGGCTAGCAGTAATAGCGGCTTATCAGCATCCCGCAGCCTTCGTACCTTACTCCTTCCTCATAACTGGATTGGCTTTAGCGATCCCTACTGCGTTAGTTTACACTATGCTAGGAGCTATGATGCCGAGGACCGGAGGGGACTACATATTCATAAGCAGGGGATTGAACCCCACAATGGGATTCCTAGCCTCTTGGGGTTTCTGGTTCACTGAAGTCTTAAGTTACGGTATAATAGCTTGGTACTCAATAGACTTCTTCGTAGGGGCTGTAACGGCTGCAGGAATAGCTCTTAACGATGAAGGACTTCTTGCTACAGCTCAATGGATGGCCACAACAGAGGGGCACTGGATCCTGGGGATAACATTCGTTCTGATATTCGGGGCGATCGCTTATCTGGGTATGAGGATATACGGTTGGATAATAAACATATTAGGCACGATAGCGATAATAGGATGCATCACGAACCTGCTGATCTTGGGAACTTGGGGACTCGGTCCCATGGGAGCCGTGAACGGATGGGGAAGCCTCTATGGAGCGGGGGCATATGAGAAGATAGTAGCCAAGGCATTTGAGATAGGAATGGCTAAGGGCAACCTCCCAATTGCCGCTTTCGACTGGGGAGCAACGATAGCTGCTGGAGTAGGAGCTATCTGGGCTTACATAGGTATAGTCTCAGCTGTATTCGTCGGAGGTGAGCTGAAGTCCCCAGGGAGATCCTTATTCTTCGCGCAGGTTGCCGGAACTATCTTAATAATGCTCTACTACATAACGCTGCCCTTCCTCGTCTACACGTCCTACACCGTGCCTCAGGAGGTGCTAGCTAAAGTACCGGGTGCTCTAGATTATCTAGCTAAGAACAACATACCCGCTGATAGGGTCTACTTCACCGCCCTCTACTACTACCTCATGAATGAGTTAGGGGCCGATGGTGTGGCGAAGTTACTGGGAGTACCATCGTCTCACTTACTGCCGCCTAGAGTAGTGACTTCCTTCACGATACCATTAGTGCCCAAGGGCATGGAGTGGCTTCAGATACTGAACGGAACTCTAGTGGGTATAGTGCTCCTGAAGGACATACCAGCATTCTTCGTAGTCGCTAGCAGGATGATATTCGCCTGGGCATTCGACAGGTTCTTCCCGGAGATGTTCGCAGCAGTGGATTCGAGGTTCCACACGCCTTACTGGGCCGTCACTCTCACTCTATTAGGAGGCCTCGTTGGAGTGGCCCTCACAGCTGGAGGAGATTGGGCTGCGGCTGCCGATACTAGCAACCTGTATCAGTTCGCCGTTATGCTGGCTTGCCTTGCTGCGGCTGTGCTGCCTTACCTGAGGAGGGACTTGTATGAGAAGTCACCTTACAAGTGGGAGATAGCCGGCGTGCCTATACTGACGATCCTAGGGCTATGGGGATGGGCCGCCAACTTCTTCTTCTTCTACGTGACGACTCACGAGATATTCTACTACTGGGGAGGATATTCAACTGACATAGCTCTACAGCAATCAGCTTGGATGGGTATAGGGGCACTGATATTCACGGCATTCCTAGTATATAACACGAAACGCGGGATAGATGTGAGGACCATATACACCGAGATACCGCCGGCGTGA
- a CDS encoding type 1 glutamine amidotransferase domain-containing protein — translation MRAAILVEDLFDERELIYPFYRLKEMGFRVDLVGPEAKTYRSKLGLEVKADVSAEPELAEAYDVIWIPGGYAPDRLRRSKKIVEMVRRAVERGKIVAAVCHAPWVLISAGVVKGRRVTGFHSIWDDLRNAGANLVEEEATVDGNIITGTGPDAMPEMMRLLIELMGSSSIPK, via the coding sequence ATGAGGGCTGCGATACTCGTGGAAGATCTATTCGATGAGAGGGAGCTGATATATCCGTTTTACAGGCTGAAGGAGATGGGGTTCCGGGTGGATCTAGTTGGTCCGGAGGCCAAGACGTACAGGAGTAAGCTGGGCCTGGAGGTGAAAGCTGACGTGAGCGCTGAGCCCGAGCTAGCTGAAGCCTACGATGTCATATGGATACCCGGAGGTTACGCTCCCGACAGGCTCAGGAGGAGCAAGAAAATAGTTGAGATGGTGAGGAGAGCCGTGGAGAGGGGGAAGATAGTAGCAGCTGTGTGCCATGCTCCCTGGGTCCTGATATCAGCTGGAGTAGTTAAGGGGAGGAGAGTAACGGGATTTCACTCGATATGGGACGATCTGAGGAACGCTGGTGCAAATTTAGTGGAAGAGGAAGCTACAGTTGATGGCAACATAATAACTGGAACTGGACCTGATGCCATGCCGGAGATGATGAGGCTTCTGATAGAATTGATGGGCTCATCATCGATCCCCAAATAG
- a CDS encoding metallophosphoesterase family protein: protein MTVRMFFAADIHGNTVVWRKWLNAVNVYKANVIILAGDLTGKAIVPIFDKGDHYEAEIIGRKYTAKSKEELQELMDRIESFSYYYVVLTPQQAQEIAADPKKQEELFKELMVGRIRKWLDLLLEKVDVKSVTSIVMPGNDDEQYIDETIKSYEDRGIIYPLDKTVELNYGYQIISHEYVNPTPWNTPREAPEDKLEKILREKIEKSGVKDFSKALFNFHCPPYDTKLDLAPKLDKNLKPVYVGGKPVMVHVGSKAVRKLIEQYQPLMGLHGHIHESYASDKVGRTVVINPGSEYSEGLLRGFVIELEPDGLKNYWKIEG, encoded by the coding sequence ATGACCGTGAGGATGTTCTTCGCAGCCGATATCCATGGCAATACAGTAGTCTGGAGGAAGTGGCTCAACGCGGTTAACGTGTATAAAGCTAACGTTATAATCTTAGCGGGGGACCTGACGGGCAAAGCTATAGTTCCCATCTTCGATAAAGGGGACCATTATGAAGCCGAGATAATAGGGAGGAAGTACACCGCTAAGAGCAAGGAGGAGCTCCAGGAACTGATGGATAGGATAGAGAGCTTCTCATATTATTACGTAGTGCTGACCCCCCAGCAAGCTCAGGAGATAGCCGCTGATCCGAAGAAGCAGGAGGAGTTATTCAAGGAGCTGATGGTCGGGAGGATAAGGAAATGGCTGGATTTACTCCTAGAGAAAGTGGATGTGAAGAGCGTCACATCTATAGTGATGCCGGGCAACGATGATGAGCAGTATATAGATGAGACTATAAAGAGCTATGAGGACAGGGGCATAATATATCCTCTGGATAAGACAGTAGAGCTGAATTACGGTTATCAGATAATAAGCCATGAGTACGTGAACCCCACCCCATGGAACACACCGAGGGAAGCGCCTGAGGACAAACTGGAGAAGATTTTGAGGGAGAAGATAGAGAAATCTGGAGTTAAGGACTTCAGTAAGGCTCTCTTCAACTTCCACTGCCCTCCATATGATACTAAGCTAGACCTCGCCCCTAAGTTGGATAAGAATTTGAAACCAGTTTACGTCGGCGGGAAGCCTGTGATGGTTCACGTAGGCTCGAAAGCTGTCAGGAAGTTGATAGAGCAGTATCAACCTCTAATGGGGCTGCACGGCCATATACATGAGAGTTACGCTAGCGATAAAGTGGGGAGGACTGTCGTAATTAATCCGGGGAGTGAGTACAGCGAGGGCCTCTTGAGGGGCTTCGTGATAGAGCTCGAGCCCGATGGCCTCAAGAATTATTGGAAGATAGAGGGTTGA
- a CDS encoding NUDIX hydrolase — MREFPRYAIASVGAVLLREGKLLLVRRGFPPGQGKWSIPGGAVEAGESILEAAKRELFEETNLSAEPIGLIALSQVVVNDDSRVKYHYVIADIIFDPASIEGSERPGGDAIDVSWFSLEEASTREDVTRTTRKLASLLRNGIKYLPMDYIL, encoded by the coding sequence ATGAGGGAGTTCCCTAGATATGCTATAGCTAGCGTGGGCGCCGTCCTTTTGAGGGAGGGGAAGCTCCTCCTCGTCAGGAGGGGGTTCCCTCCGGGTCAGGGGAAGTGGTCCATACCTGGCGGTGCTGTGGAGGCCGGTGAGAGTATCTTAGAAGCTGCGAAGAGGGAGCTATTCGAGGAGACTAATTTGTCAGCGGAGCCGATCGGTTTAATCGCTTTGAGCCAAGTAGTGGTGAACGATGATAGTAGAGTTAAGTACCATTACGTCATAGCGGACATAATATTCGATCCCGCTTCGATAGAGGGATCCGAGAGGCCGGGAGGGGATGCGATAGATGTCTCCTGGTTCAGCTTGGAGGAAGCTTCCACTAGGGAGGATGTGACGAGGACGACGAGGAAGCTGGCTAGCCTCCTGAGGAACGGGATCAAATACCTTCCGATGGATTACATCTTATGA
- a CDS encoding aspartate aminotransferase family protein, protein MRLDKVPASELELFKKRTPKSGEIFEEVSGMVPFGVNSNYRYADPYPIYMKRAKGSRIWDVDGNEYIDFNMAFGALGIGHSHPKLVEAIEEKIEEGTIFGFEFDEMLDLAKIIKARYKVDMMKFQSTGLEATFHALRIARAFTGRKKIVKFEGCYHGSHDFLLVSVKPSKYKAGHPVTPNQVPGSQGVLEDVVKHTLVAQFNNLESVEKIMRQHGNDVAAIILEPIPMNMGFVIPKPGFLEGLRSICDEYNCLLIFDEIKTGGKFYSGAAGYFKVRPDLMTLGKAIAGGFPLSVVAGKKEIMQSIVPGVVSHAGTFNANPVAIRAGLVTLRDILTEEALSYASRLGEELAKGYLDIIKDEGIEATVQYIGVSGSMVFAKDEVVDWRSFQKVDVGKWWLFMIAMMNRGVLPNYGPDEQWTVSTQHTKEDIETTIEKFKEVAKIIKKVELELPLVEAV, encoded by the coding sequence ATGAGGTTGGACAAGGTCCCCGCTTCTGAACTCGAGTTATTTAAGAAGAGAACCCCCAAATCAGGAGAAATTTTTGAGGAAGTCTCCGGGATGGTCCCGTTCGGGGTTAATTCGAATTACAGGTATGCGGATCCATATCCGATATACATGAAGAGAGCGAAGGGGAGCAGGATATGGGACGTGGATGGTAATGAGTACATAGATTTCAATATGGCCTTCGGAGCCCTTGGAATAGGGCACAGTCACCCCAAGCTCGTAGAGGCGATAGAGGAGAAGATAGAGGAGGGAACTATATTCGGGTTCGAGTTCGATGAGATGTTAGATCTGGCCAAGATAATAAAAGCTAGGTACAAAGTCGATATGATGAAGTTCCAATCCACCGGTTTGGAAGCGACTTTCCATGCATTGAGGATAGCGAGAGCCTTCACTGGGAGGAAGAAGATAGTGAAGTTCGAGGGATGCTACCACGGGAGCCATGACTTCCTCTTAGTAAGCGTGAAGCCGAGCAAGTACAAGGCAGGTCATCCTGTCACCCCCAACCAAGTCCCGGGTTCCCAGGGGGTGCTCGAGGACGTGGTCAAGCACACTTTAGTGGCTCAATTCAATAACTTGGAGAGCGTTGAGAAGATAATGAGGCAGCATGGGAATGATGTGGCAGCGATAATACTTGAGCCAATACCGATGAACATGGGGTTCGTAATCCCGAAGCCAGGGTTCCTCGAGGGGTTGAGGAGCATATGCGATGAGTACAATTGCCTCCTGATATTCGATGAGATAAAGACGGGTGGCAAGTTCTACTCCGGAGCCGCTGGTTACTTCAAAGTGAGGCCGGATCTCATGACATTAGGGAAAGCTATAGCCGGAGGCTTCCCTCTATCAGTAGTCGCTGGTAAGAAGGAGATAATGCAGAGCATAGTTCCTGGAGTCGTCTCACACGCAGGGACCTTCAATGCGAATCCGGTCGCCATAAGGGCTGGGCTCGTCACCTTGAGGGATATACTGACTGAGGAAGCTCTCTCATACGCCAGCAGACTGGGGGAGGAGCTAGCTAAGGGTTACCTCGATATAATAAAGGATGAGGGGATAGAGGCGACCGTCCAGTACATAGGTGTCAGCGGGTCCATGGTCTTCGCGAAGGATGAAGTGGTGGACTGGAGGAGCTTCCAGAAGGTGGATGTGGGCAAGTGGTGGCTCTTCATGATAGCGATGATGAACAGGGGAGTCCTTCCGAACTACGGGCCCGATGAACAGTGGACCGTATCTACGCAGCACACGAAGGAGGATATCGAGACGACGATAGAGAAGTTCAAGGAAGTCGCAAAAATAATAAAGAAGGTTGAGCTGGAGCTCCCGTTGGTGGAGGCTGTCTGA
- a CDS encoding energy-coupling factor transporter transmembrane component T family protein has product MTFKYVEKDTVIHKLHPMTKALLLLAALMLALIFTYDYSIIPLLIVLAFELIIWKIAGIEFWRVAIVIKVLLGIFLFFIIVQGFLYRGGVTPLFAIGHFKLWEKDIGEFTLEGLLYGIFISAKILVVVIAAIIFVMTTSITKMSALAHSLRLPYSFSFTLLAGLRFAPLIFKSFSDIKDAQKLRAFDIDRMNIIVRAFKAYVPILTPLILNLLRRGMELQISIESRGYGATKNPTQLEELQVRLWDYITFIIIIVVFASSVYVNYTIAPSLYSSFLQSLRSLLGG; this is encoded by the coding sequence ATGACTTTCAAATATGTCGAGAAGGATACTGTAATTCATAAATTGCATCCGATGACTAAAGCCTTGCTCCTGCTCGCGGCACTGATGCTAGCTCTCATCTTCACTTACGATTACTCCATAATACCGTTGCTCATCGTCCTGGCTTTCGAGCTCATAATATGGAAGATAGCTGGGATAGAGTTCTGGAGGGTAGCCATAGTGATAAAGGTGCTGCTTGGGATATTCCTATTCTTCATAATCGTTCAGGGATTCCTTTACAGGGGAGGAGTGACTCCACTATTCGCGATAGGCCACTTCAAGCTCTGGGAGAAGGACATAGGGGAGTTCACACTCGAGGGCCTTCTCTACGGTATCTTCATATCGGCTAAGATACTGGTCGTAGTGATAGCAGCCATAATATTCGTGATGACGACATCAATAACGAAGATGTCGGCTCTCGCTCACAGCCTCAGGCTACCTTACAGTTTCTCCTTCACGCTACTGGCTGGCCTCAGATTCGCTCCCCTTATATTCAAATCCTTCTCGGATATAAAGGACGCCCAGAAGCTCAGGGCATTCGATATAGATAGGATGAACATAATAGTGAGGGCATTCAAAGCCTACGTCCCCATATTAACTCCTCTGATACTCAACCTCCTCAGGAGGGGGATGGAGCTCCAGATATCGATAGAGTCGAGGGGATATGGAGCTACCAAGAACCCGACTCAACTGGAGGAACTTCAAGTTAGGCTCTGGGATTACATAACATTCATCATAATAATAGTGGTTTTCGCGTCCTCTGTCTACGTGAATTATACGATCGCTCCCTCCCTATACTCGAGCTTCCTCCAGTCCCTGAGGTCACTGCTGGGGGGCTGA
- a CDS encoding NfeD family protein, whose protein sequence is MRRILLILSLFLFIHALSAGAGGRVLVTNITGYISPATVEQVKLAVKTAENGYSALVLQINTFGGQSDATFSIIDLILASKVPVIGYVYPEGGQALSAGTYILMATDYAAMSPYSTIGSAQPVVGYTPLNESKYLNAYATKMRSYAAMHGRNQSAAELMVLSNKNFMADEALKVGLIDSVEQSLDSLLENADGKVVRRGAQEFKLEVYPATIEYLETTPRVEIMKYLSDPVLSSILFSIGFMALIIGLTTPGWGAELAGIVLLLLAIAGMGVSVDLVSLILLAIAASLFIAEVKKGLHGIGAISSTALLVLAILLMIGSPWRPILISSSWMIETFLKLILSVGGVGLIISFIFVRGIATALRKRPISWLPTGKGVAVDDIGPGGTGYVRISGELWRATSNEEIRSGDAVEVVDRKDNLLVVRKAS, encoded by the coding sequence ATGAGGAGGATCCTCTTAATACTCTCCTTGTTTTTGTTCATACATGCTCTGAGCGCGGGAGCCGGCGGAAGAGTACTAGTAACGAACATAACGGGCTACATCTCACCAGCGACAGTTGAGCAAGTCAAATTAGCTGTGAAAACAGCTGAGAACGGATATAGCGCTTTAGTCCTCCAGATAAATACATTTGGTGGACAATCCGATGCTACATTCAGCATAATTGATCTTATTTTGGCTTCAAAGGTCCCAGTAATAGGCTATGTTTACCCTGAGGGAGGCCAGGCCCTCTCAGCCGGCACTTACATACTGATGGCTACCGATTACGCTGCTATGTCACCTTACTCGACGATAGGCTCAGCCCAACCCGTCGTGGGCTATACACCCTTGAACGAATCGAAGTACTTGAACGCATACGCTACTAAGATGAGGAGTTATGCTGCAATGCATGGGAGGAATCAGAGCGCAGCCGAGCTCATGGTCCTCTCAAACAAGAACTTCATGGCTGATGAGGCTCTAAAAGTTGGATTGATAGACTCGGTAGAGCAGTCCCTGGACTCCCTCCTCGAGAATGCTGATGGGAAGGTCGTGAGGAGAGGAGCTCAGGAGTTCAAGCTGGAAGTTTATCCCGCGACTATAGAGTACCTGGAGACCACACCAAGGGTGGAGATAATGAAGTACCTCTCCGATCCAGTGCTCTCGAGCATACTATTCAGCATAGGGTTCATGGCCCTCATAATAGGGCTCACTACACCGGGATGGGGAGCTGAGCTGGCTGGCATCGTGCTCTTACTACTCGCGATAGCGGGCATGGGGGTGAGCGTCGACTTAGTGAGCTTGATACTGCTCGCTATAGCTGCTTCTCTATTCATAGCTGAGGTGAAGAAGGGCTTGCACGGAATAGGAGCTATTTCATCGACAGCTCTGCTAGTCTTGGCTATCCTGCTCATGATAGGGAGCCCATGGAGGCCAATTCTCATCTCCTCGAGCTGGATGATAGAGACTTTCCTCAAGCTAATTCTCTCCGTAGGTGGCGTTGGCCTCATAATATCGTTCATATTCGTGAGGGGCATAGCTACAGCCCTGAGGAAGAGGCCGATAAGCTGGCTGCCCACTGGTAAGGGAGTGGCCGTCGATGATATAGGCCCGGGAGGCACGGGTTACGTCAGGATATCGGGCGAGCTATGGAGAGCTACCTCCAATGAGGAGATAAGGAGTGGGGATGCTGTAGAGGTCGTGGATAGAAAGGATAACTTGCTGGTCGTTAGGAAGGCCAGTTAG
- a CDS encoding ABC transporter ATP-binding protein: MPERVIELEEVTFTYPDGTVALKNISFFVEEGEAVAVVGENGAGKTTLCYLLSGVIPHIYGGTIRGKVSVAGIQPKDSSMRDLSRQVSIVLQDPDSQIFSPTVFMEVAFGPSNLGLSKEEIVANVKWALEATGLSGLEERSPDELSGGQKQRLVLASALAMRSKVLVLDEPTSQLDPVGVREVMATLKELKRRGVTMVITTHQTEEIAEIADKVIVLKDGNLLAIGSPKEIFSNVELMERAGVKAPDVAILTYELTKRGLSPEEIPINELEANKVLYKFIRDGKIRVSGKLSFEQKRNERAIIEVRDLTFEYPGRVRALDDVNLTVYEGDFLGVIGMNGSGKSTLVKTMIGLLKPQHGKVLFKGEDVSKFTVGELARKIGLILQNPDYQLFTISAIEEVMFGLRNIGVKGEEARKLALEILDMVGLKEKAEYFPFKLSFGERRLLAAAATLALNPEVIILDEPTTAQDYRGRYLLADLAKNLHERGKTIIMITHDMDLIAKYANRVIVMTNGKIIMDGDPHEVFNDIERLRQAGVMPPQITRLAISMSQMGIPSQIIKIEEFLEVVEVVK, translated from the coding sequence ATGCCTGAAAGAGTCATTGAGCTCGAAGAAGTCACTTTCACATATCCCGATGGCACTGTCGCCCTCAAAAATATCTCTTTTTTTGTTGAGGAGGGGGAAGCTGTCGCTGTAGTTGGTGAGAATGGAGCGGGTAAGACCACCCTCTGCTACTTGCTATCCGGGGTGATACCGCATATATACGGGGGGACGATAAGGGGAAAGGTTAGCGTCGCTGGAATACAGCCTAAGGACTCTTCAATGAGGGATCTCTCTAGGCAGGTTTCTATAGTGCTTCAGGATCCGGATTCCCAGATATTCTCCCCCACTGTCTTCATGGAGGTAGCCTTCGGCCCCAGCAATCTGGGGTTGAGCAAGGAGGAGATAGTAGCTAATGTGAAGTGGGCTCTAGAAGCTACGGGCTTAAGCGGTCTCGAGGAGAGATCGCCTGATGAGCTATCCGGGGGACAGAAGCAGAGGCTTGTCTTAGCTTCAGCTCTAGCGATGAGATCCAAGGTCCTGGTACTGGATGAACCCACATCTCAGCTCGATCCCGTTGGAGTCAGGGAAGTTATGGCTACTCTCAAGGAATTGAAGAGGAGAGGCGTCACTATGGTGATAACTACCCATCAGACTGAGGAGATAGCCGAGATAGCTGATAAAGTCATCGTACTTAAGGATGGGAACCTGCTGGCGATTGGAAGCCCTAAGGAGATATTCTCCAATGTCGAATTGATGGAGAGAGCTGGTGTGAAGGCACCTGATGTCGCTATCTTGACTTATGAGCTTACTAAGAGGGGATTAAGCCCTGAGGAGATTCCGATAAACGAACTAGAGGCGAATAAGGTTTTATACAAGTTCATAAGGGATGGAAAAATTAGGGTCTCAGGTAAGCTGAGCTTCGAGCAGAAGAGGAATGAGAGAGCGATAATAGAAGTTAGAGACTTAACTTTCGAGTACCCTGGGAGAGTTAGAGCTCTAGATGACGTGAACCTGACCGTATATGAGGGGGACTTCCTAGGGGTAATAGGGATGAACGGATCTGGGAAATCGACCTTGGTCAAGACCATGATAGGGTTGCTCAAACCCCAGCATGGGAAAGTCCTATTCAAGGGTGAGGATGTCTCCAAGTTCACGGTGGGTGAGCTCGCTAGAAAGATAGGGCTCATACTACAGAACCCGGATTACCAGCTCTTCACCATATCAGCGATAGAGGAGGTGATGTTCGGCCTCAGGAATATAGGCGTTAAGGGGGAGGAGGCGAGGAAGCTCGCCCTGGAGATATTGGATATGGTTGGGTTGAAGGAGAAAGCGGAGTACTTCCCATTCAAGCTCAGCTTCGGGGAGAGGAGGCTCCTAGCAGCTGCAGCGACGCTAGCATTGAACCCGGAGGTGATAATACTCGATGAACCGACGACAGCTCAGGACTATAGGGGGAGGTATCTCTTAGCTGATCTCGCGAAAAATCTGCATGAGAGAGGGAAGACTATCATAATGATAACTCATGATATGGATCTCATCGCTAAATACGCGAATAGGGTGATAGTGATGACGAACGGCAAGATAATAATGGACGGCGATCCTCACGAGGTATTCAACGATATCGAGAGGCTGAGGCAGGCTGGAGTAATGCCCCCGCAGATCACGAGGCTAGCGATTTCCATGAGTCAAATGGGAATACCTAGCCAGATAATAAAGATAGAGGAATTCTTAGAGGTGGTGGAGGTGGTCAAATGA
- a CDS encoding slipin family protein: MQEEALIATFINIIIALIVAWIIISFLKAALRVIREYERAVIFRLGRLLGAKGPGLIFLIPFVDKPRIVDLRLLSFDIPRQRIITKDNVTVDVDAVVYYRVVNPIDAVVKVQDYITASNFIAQTTLRDVVGQVELDELLTRRDELGKRIQTIVDEITEGWGIKVTQVAIRDVVLPEEMLRAIAKQAEAERERRARVITAEGELMAAQKMYEAAEFYAKNPNAMRLRELQTWVEIAREKNLIIIAEGGASPLAYALAAARKEEGK, encoded by the coding sequence TTGCAGGAGGAGGCACTGATTGCGACTTTCATAAACATAATAATAGCCCTCATAGTCGCCTGGATAATAATTTCCTTCTTAAAGGCCGCTTTGAGAGTTATCAGGGAATATGAGAGGGCTGTTATATTCAGATTGGGCAGGCTGCTTGGAGCGAAGGGTCCTGGCCTCATCTTCTTAATCCCCTTCGTGGATAAGCCGAGGATAGTTGATTTGAGGCTCCTCAGCTTCGATATACCCAGGCAGAGGATAATAACGAAGGATAATGTGACAGTTGATGTGGATGCTGTCGTTTATTACAGGGTAGTTAACCCCATAGATGCTGTCGTCAAGGTTCAGGATTACATAACGGCATCGAACTTCATAGCTCAGACGACCCTAAGGGATGTAGTGGGCCAAGTTGAGTTGGATGAGCTGCTGACTAGGAGGGATGAGTTGGGCAAGAGGATACAGACGATAGTGGATGAGATAACTGAGGGATGGGGGATAAAAGTGACCCAGGTCGCGATAAGGGACGTAGTACTACCTGAGGAGATGCTGAGAGCTATAGCCAAGCAGGCAGAGGCTGAGAGGGAGAGGAGGGCCAGAGTCATAACGGCTGAGGGCGAGCTCATGGCGGCTCAGAAGATGTATGAGGCTGCTGAGTTCTACGCGAAGAATCCGAATGCCATGAGGCTGAGGGAGCTACAGACATGGGTCGAGATAGCTAGGGAGAAGAACTTGATCATAATAGCTGAGGGAGGCGCCTCTCCCTTAGCTTACGCCCTAGCTGCTGCTAGGAAGGAGGAAGGGAAATGA
- a CDS encoding pyridoxal phosphate-dependent aminotransferase, whose amino-acid sequence MTDVFRICSERRREGRRVIDAHIGEPSHPPPARISEILRGIGDVGSKYMPFEGLRETRERISKFARDFLGRDIDPDGVFVTNGGAQALTSTLMVLRGRKILLPAPGFTQYFDNARIMGFSFATYNSAAEDPVDEILGKLGDAGAVLINYPNNPTGFVPEKDVLMELWDELRRRNVLLINDAAYSQIYFDSRPEVPGDVIIDTFSKTFGVPGLRLGYVYWGLEERKKIFDAVYITSAGVSEISQIVLNSLLDSLTEDYLEKVRSHYKRKRDKIIELMEDFSFPHPRGAFYIFASHKKLRDSKELALRLLQRDPAVGIVPGDVFMGDRGSFRICYSLLSDDEAEEMVEIILEEIHKM is encoded by the coding sequence GTGACTGACGTGTTCAGGATATGCTCGGAGAGGAGGAGGGAGGGGAGGAGGGTGATAGACGCCCATATAGGGGAGCCTAGCCACCCTCCTCCAGCGAGGATAAGCGAGATCCTCAGGGGAATAGGGGACGTGGGATCTAAGTACATGCCGTTCGAGGGGCTGAGGGAGACGAGGGAGAGGATCTCTAAGTTCGCTAGGGACTTCCTGGGGAGGGATATCGATCCCGATGGTGTATTCGTGACTAACGGAGGGGCTCAAGCCCTGACCTCAACTCTGATGGTCCTGAGGGGGAGGAAGATACTCCTCCCAGCCCCCGGATTCACTCAATACTTCGATAACGCTAGGATAATGGGCTTTAGCTTCGCCACATACAATTCCGCAGCGGAGGATCCTGTTGATGAGATCTTAGGGAAGCTAGGAGATGCTGGTGCTGTCCTCATAAACTACCCAAATAATCCTACAGGCTTCGTCCCTGAGAAAGATGTCCTGATGGAGCTTTGGGATGAGCTGAGGAGGAGGAATGTGTTGCTGATAAACGATGCAGCTTACTCCCAGATATACTTCGATTCTAGGCCAGAGGTACCGGGGGATGTAATAATAGACACTTTCAGCAAGACCTTCGGCGTACCGGGGCTGAGGCTGGGTTACGTTTACTGGGGACTGGAGGAGAGGAAAAAGATATTCGATGCCGTTTACATCACATCAGCTGGCGTCTCAGAGATATCTCAGATAGTACTGAACTCACTTCTAGATTCGCTCACCGAGGATTACTTAGAGAAAGTGAGATCACATTACAAGAGGAAGAGGGATAAGATAATCGAGCTAATGGAGGATTTCTCCTTCCCCCACCCGAGGGGAGCCTTTTACATATTCGCCAGCCATAAGAAGCTGAGGGATTCGAAGGAGCTAGCTTTAAGGCTCCTTCAGAGGGATCCGGCAGTTGGTATAGTTCCGGGAGATGTCTTCATGGGGGATAGGGGGAGCTTCAGGATATGCTACAGCCTCCTGAGCGATGATGAAGCTGAGGAAATGGTCGAGATAATCTTAGAGGAGATTCATAAGATGTAA